In the Halorussus rarus genome, TCCGGTCGGGTACGGGAATCGAACGCAGTAATCTTAAGCACCCTACATACCGAGGGTAGTGAACTTACTACTGGACGTCGTCGTCGGTTTCGAAATGGCCCAGCGGTACCGGTTCACCTGTCCCGTCTGCGAAGAGTGTATCGTCGTGGACCGACACGTCCGCGAGGCTCTTCTCGCGCAGGGGTGTGTCGTCTGTTCCTCCAGCGTCGGGTCGGACTGCTTCGATGCTCGGTGACTCCGCGGCCGAGTCATCGATACAAAAAACGCACAGTCCGCACTCGCCGCGTCGGGCGCGAATCCGACGTTCATCTGTAGGTGCTGCCGCAACTACTCGACGGAGCAATGAGAATCGGGACGCGAAGTAGTTCGTTCCCGGACGGAGCCCGCGTTAGGTTGTGCCGCTCAGTCGGCGGCTTGTCCGCCGTCGACGGGAATCGTGTGTCCGGTGATGTAGGAGGCGTCACTCGAGCAGAGGAACGCCACCACGCCGGCCATCTCCTCGGGCTCGGCGATGCGGTCCATCGGAACGTCCCGCATGGCCGAGG is a window encoding:
- a CDS encoding DUF7560 family zinc ribbon protein, whose protein sequence is MAQRYRFTCPVCEECIVVDRHVREALLAQGCVVCSSSVGSDCFDAR